The Thamnophis elegans isolate rThaEle1 chromosome 15, rThaEle1.pri, whole genome shotgun sequence genome includes a window with the following:
- the GHITM gene encoding growth hormone-inducible transmembrane protein, with protein sequence MLAARLVCLRALPGSSLRSAVAQISSTVRNSSLNSSLKTKQWLMQPYQGYSSRVRTGIRQRKTGQEVKEAAFESSMETAFKIHQAGRWIVAGGAAVGLGALCYYGLGMSNEIGALEKAVIWPQYVKDRIHSTYMYFAGSIGLTALSAVAVSRTPAMMGLMMKGSWLAIGATFAVMIGAGMLVRSIDYEESPIPKHLAWMLHAGVMGAVVAPLTLLGGPLLIRAAWYTTGIVGGLSAVAMCAPSEKFLNMGAPLGVGLGLVLVSSVGSMFLPPTSILGAGMYSVAVYGGLVLFSLFLLHDTQQVIKRAESQPYLVVGMRKYDPINACMGIYMDTLNIFIRVATMLAGSGGRKK encoded by the exons ATGTTGGCAGCACGATTGGTGTGCCTTCGGGCTCTCCCCGGCAGCAGTCTGCGCTCTGCCGTCGCTCAGATTTCGTCCACCGTGAGAAATTCCTCCCTCAATTCCTCCCTCAAGACCAAACAATGGCTCATGCAGCCTTACCAG GGATATTCCTCCAGGGTTCGGACAGGGATACGCCAAAGGAAAACTGGTCAAGAAGTGAAAGAAGCAGCTTTTGAATCCTCAATGGAAACGGCCTTTAAAA TTCACCAGGCAGGACGATGGATTGTGGCCGGGGGCGCTGCTGTCGGTCTTGGCGCTCTCTGTTATTATGGGCTGGGCATGTCCAATGAAATCGGCGCACTGGAAAAAGCTGT GATTTGGCCCCAGTATGTGAAGGACCGGATTCATTCCACTTACATGTACTTTGCTGGAAGCATAGGCTTGACCGCCTTGTCTGCAGTGGCCGTCAGCAGAACTCCTGCCATGATGGGGCTGATGATGAAGGGTTCCTGGCTG GCCATCGGTGCCACCTTTGCAGTGATGATTGGAGCTGGCATGTTGGTTCGATCCATAGATTATGAAGAGAGTCCGATCCCCAAACACCTGGCATGGATGCTGCACGCAG GTGTTATGGGTGCCGTGGTGGCTCCTCTGACTCTCCTTGGCGGCCCCCTCCTCATCCGAGCTGCTTGGTACACGACCGGCATTGTGGGAGGCCTTTCCGCCGTGGCCATGTGCGCCCCCAGTGAGAAATTTCTGAACATGGGAGCCCCGCTGGGCGTGGGCCTGGGGCTGGTGCTTGTTTCCTCCGTGG GATCCATGTTCCTGCCTCCAACTTCCATCTTGGGTGCTGGCATGTACTCGGTGGCCGTTTATGGAGGGTTGGTGCTTTTCAGCCTGTTCCTGCTCCACGACACCCAGCAAGTTATCAAACGTGCGGAGAGTCAACCATACCTGGTGGTCGGAATGCGGAAATACGATCCTATCAACGC GTGCATGGGCATCTATATGGACAccctcaacatcttcatcagagTGGCTACCATGCTTGCAGGCAGTGGCGGCAGGAAGAAGTAG